Proteins encoded together in one Aphis gossypii isolate Hap1 unplaced genomic scaffold, ASM2018417v2 Contig00069, whole genome shotgun sequence window:
- the LOC126553119 gene encoding uncharacterized protein LOC126553119 encodes MKCQNLQKKPGYKYQIYFIKKTNFPNCLGAIDGKHIRCKNPNHAGSLYFNYKKYFSIVLMAVVDANLNFISIDVGAYGREADPTVFRESVFGKKLYSNLLEIPEPRALPSSENNIQPFVFVADEAFGLHTNVMRPFPGRGLNETRRVFNYRLSRARRTVECAFGVLTNKWRVLHTAILVEPEFCDDIVKACCILHNFVRKRDGCNYEETEENFNVQLNDLQFHGRNVTSGGIETR; translated from the coding sequence ATGAAATGCCAAAACCTACAAAAGAAACCTGGTTACAAATatcagatttattttataaaaaaaaccaattttccGAATTGTCTTGGTGCTATAGATGGCAAGCACATCAGGTGCAAAAATCCAAACCACGCTGGTTCGctgtattttaactataaaaaatatttttctattgtgTTGATGGCTGTGGTAGatgccaatttaaattttatttcgattGATGTTGGTGCCTATGGAAGGGAGGCTGATCCAACTGTGTTTCGGGAAAGtgtatttggaaaaaaattatactcaaaTTTACTTGAAATTCCAGAACCCAGAGCATTGCCATCTtccgaaaataatatacaacccTTTGTATTCGTTGCTGATGAAGCTTTTGGCCTTCATACAAACGTAATGCGACCTTTTCCAGGTCGTGGTCTTAATGAAACTAGGCGTGTATTTAATTACCGACTATCGAGAGCGAGGAGAACAGTCGAATGTGCGTTCGGGGTACTTACAAATAAATGGCGAGTATTACATACTGCCATTTTGGTTGAACCAGAATTTTGTGACGATATTGTGAAGGCATGCTGCATTCTCCATAATTTCGTAAGAAAAAGAGATGGGTGTAATTACGAGGAGACTGAAGAGAATTTCAATGTTCAATTAAATGATTTGCAGTTTCATGGGAGAAATGTTACTTCTGGAGGCATAGAAACAAGATAG
- the LOC126553108 gene encoding uncharacterized protein LOC126553108, which translates to MGNSPQEIDLRCAHNNLVKRSIVEQLQTLFHQHNQLIILFKTALDLMPSDNHKIVIRADKTPAGQHTRRFNAPTIDEVAIVVVGENLESRDIVLRRRNDQLQRIKETHRSYDALQYPIIFWQGEDGYDFSIKMINPIAGSETNKKVSSMNYYSYRLMIRENEDNHILKCRRLYHKYVVDMYVKIETERLTFIRLNQTKLRSEEYIHLRDAINTDGNAQNVGRMTILPATYIGSPRHMHEYAQDAMSYVRHYGTADLFITFTCNPQWIEINQELFSGQSPIDRHDITARVFRQKLKSLMDFIVKHNVFGETRCWMYSVEWQKRGLPHAHILIWLVENIRPNEVDAVISAEIPNVQVDPGLHEVVIKNMIHGPCGTLNQNSPCMMDGKCSKRYPRTLISETITGNDGYPLYRRRSTADNGKSTIVKLNQQDIEIDNRWIVPYSPILSKTFKAHINVESCHSVKSIKYICKYVAKGSDMAVIGIGAENSNDEVTQYQMGRYVSSNEAVWRIFSFPIHERHPSVVHLAVHLENGQRVYFTAQNAVQRAAQPPSTTLTSFFETCQNDDFAQTLLYSEMPKYYTWNQSSRRFIRRKQGKPVPGYTDVYSTDAIGRIYSVHPSNDECFYLRLLLVNVRGPTSFQQLRTVDGELCVSYREACQRLQLLENDAHWDQTLNDAVISSHAHQIRTLFSIIISTCFPSSPIDLWIKYKDYMCDDILYQIQNRMGNPNIQISEEIYNEALISIEDMCLIMSNKLLIQLGLTAPNRPMHDAFNQELHRERLYDLNDLKELIQTNLPLLNEQQKYVFETLMKVTNDETGGIYFLDAPGGTGKTFLISLILATIRSQNKIALALASSGIAATLLEGGRTAHSALKLPLNMHSNETPTCNVSKNSAMAKVLQQCKLIVWDECTMAHKKSLEALDRTLKDLRSNNNRFGGAMILLAGDFRQTLPVIPRSTPADELNACLKSSSLWKHVKVLHLSKNMRVELQNDQSGNIFSKQLIDIGNGKFPIDMLTGCINFPLSFCQLTRSKDELIQKVFPDVSQNYRNHDWLSERAILAAKNIDVNELNFKIQEQITGELMIYKSVDSATNQDDVVNYPPEFLNSLDLPGLPPHNLQLKVGSVVIILRNINQPRLCNGTRLAIKKLLNNVIEATILKGKYKGEDVLIPRIPMIPTDVPFEFKRLQFPVRLAFAMTINKSQGQSLSVCGINLENPCFSHGQLYVACSRVGKPSDLFIYAPGNQTRNIVYHKVLQ; encoded by the exons atgggcAATTCACCACAAGAAATTGATCTGCGTTGTGCacataacaatttagtaaAGAGGTCTATTGTAGAACAATTACAAACTTTATTTCATCAGCACaatcaattgattatattgtttaaaactgcCCTGGATCTGATGCCATCCGATAAtcacaaaattgtaatcagAGCTGATAAAACACCTGCAGGTCAACATACAAGACGTTTTAATGCACCAACTATTGATGAAGTTGCTATCGTTGTAGTTGGAGAAAACTTGGAATCCCgtgatattgttttacgtCGTCGGAATGATCAATTACAACGTATAAAGGAAACACACCGCTCATATGATGCACTGCAATATCCCATTATATTTTGGCAAGGTGAAGATGGCTACGatttctcaataaaaatgataaatcccattgcag GTTCTGAAACCAACAAAAAAGTCAGTTCAATGAACTATTATTCATACCGCCTAATGATTCGGGAAAATGAAGATAATCACATATTGAAATGTCGGCGATTATATCACAAATATGTTGTTGacatgtatgttaaaattgaaacggAAAGATTAACATTCATCAGGTTGAATCAAACCAAACTCCGATCTGAAGAGTATATTCACCTTCGAGATGCGATTAATACTGATGGAAATGCACAGAATGTCGGTCGGATGACTATTCTTCCAGCAACATACATCGGAAGCCCTCGGCATATGCACGAATATGCTCAAGATGCCATGTCGTATGTTCGTCATTATGGTACAGCAGATTTGTTCATCACATTTACATGCAATCCGCAATGGATAGAAATCAATCAGGAGTTATTCTCTGGGCAATCACCCATTGATCGTCATGATATTACAGCCAGAGTCTTTAGACAAAAGTTGAAATCTTTAATGGATTTCATCGTAAAACATAATGTGTTTGGTGAGACACGCTGCTGGATGTATTCTGTGGAGTGGCAGAAACGAGGATTGCCACATGCACACATTTTGATTTGGttggttgaaaatataagGCCAAATGAAGTTGATGCAGTGATATCAGCTGAAATCCCTAATGTACAAGTAGATCCTGGATTGCATGAGGTAGTTATCAAAAACATGATACATGGTCCCTGTGGAActcttaatcaaaattcacCGTGTATGATGGATGGTAAATGTTCAAAACGATATCCACGGACATTAATATCGGAAACAATTACTGGTAATGACGGTTATCCATTGTATCGTCGCAGATCGACAGCAGACAATGGAAAATCAACAAttgtcaaattaaatcaacaagaTATTGAAATAGATAATCGTTGGATTGTTCCATATTCACCCATTTTATCAAAGACATTCAAAGCACACATCAACGTTGAATCTTGCCATTCAgtgaaatctattaaatacatttgcaaaTATGTAGCCAAAGGGAGTGATATGGCTGTGATTGGAATTGGTGCAGAGAATTCCAATGATGAAGTTACCCAATACCAAATGGGCCGCTATGTCAGTAGTAATGAAGCAGTTTGgcgaatattttcttttcctaTTCATGAGAGACACCCTTCTGTTGTTCACTTAGCTGTGCATTTAGAAAATGGACAAAGAGTGTATTTTACAGCACAGAACGCAGTACAAAGAGCTGCTCAGCCACCATCTACTACATTAACCAGTTTTTTTGAGACATGCCAAAACGATGATTTCGCACAAACATTGCTATATTCTGAaatgccaaaatattatacctggaATCAATCCTCAAGGAGATTTATACGACGGAAACAAGGAAAACCAGTTCCAGGATATACAGATGTATATTCCACCGATGCGATTGGCCGGATTTATTCAGTACATCCAAGCAATgatgaatgtttttacttaCGACTGCTATTAGTCAATGTACGTGGCCCAACATCATTCCAACAGTTACGAACTGTTGATGGTGAATTGTGTGTATCCTACAGAGAAGCCTGTCAACGTTTGCAATTGCTTGAAAATGACGCTCATTGGGATCAAACTCTCAATGATGCTGTAATATCATCACACGCTCATCAAATACGAacattgttttctataatcaTATCTACATGCTTCCCATCAAGCCCAATTGATTTGTGGATCAAGTACAAAGATTATATGTgtgatgatattttgtatcaaatacaGAATAGAATGGGAAATCCAAATATACAAATCAGTGAAGAAATTTACAATGAAGCATTGATTTCAATTGAGGACATGTGCTTGATAATGTCAAACAaactattaattcaattaggcCTGACCGCGCCCAATCGTCCAATGCATGACGCTTTTAACCAAGAGTTGCATCGAGAAAGACTGTATGATCTCAACGATTTGAAAgaattaattcaaacaaatcTTCCACTGTTAAATGAACAACAGAAGTATGTATTTGAAACTCTTATGAAAGTAACAAATGATGAAACTGGAGGGATTTACTTCTTAGATGCACCTGGTGGTACaggaaaaacttttttgatttcattaatattagcaACAATTCgctcacaaaataaaattgcacttGCACTCGCTTCGTCGGGAATCGCAGCAACTTTGCTTGAAGGTGGTCGAACAGCCCATTCAGCACTAAAATTGCCATTAAATATGCATAGCAATGAAACTCCAACCTGCAACGTTTCGAAGAACTCTGCAATGGCAAAGGTTTTGCAGCAATGTAAATTGATTGTTTGGGATGAATGCACGATGGCACATAAAAAATCTTTGGAGGCTTTGGACAGAACCTTAAAAGATCTACGGAGCAATAATAACCGATTTGGTGGtgcaatgattttattagcaGGAGATTTTCGTCAAACATTGCCGGTGATTCCACGATCAACGCCAGCTGATGAACTCAATGCATGTCTAAAGTCCTCCAGTTTGTGGAAACATGTCAAAGTACTTCATTTAAGCAAGAATATGCGTGTCGAGTTGCAAAATGACCAATCTGGAAACATATTCTCTAAACAACTCATTGACATTGGTAATGGCAAATTTCCTATAGACATGTTGACTGGCTGCATTAACTTTCCTCTAAGTTTTTGTCAGTTAACTCGATCAAAAGATGAACTTATTCAGAAGGTGTTTCCAGATGTTTCTCAAAATTACAGAAACCATGATTGGTTGAGCGAACGAGCTATACTGGCTGCAAAAAACATAgatgtaaatgaattaaatttcaaaattcaagaaCAAATTACAGGCGAATTGATGATATATAAATCAGTTGATTCGGCTACTAATCAAGATGATGTAGTCAACTATCCACCGGAATTTTTAAACTCGCTGGATTTGCCAGGATTGCCACCTCACAATCTTCAATTAAAGGTTGGATCGGTGGTTATAATATTGCGAAATATCAACCAACCGCGTCTTTGCAACGGTACACGGttagcgataaaaaaattactaaacaatGTGATAGAAGCAACTATACTCAAAGGAAAGTATAAAGGAGAAGATGTTCTCATACCGCGCATCCCAATGATTCCGACTGATGTGCCATTTGAGTTTAAACGACTACAGTTTCCAGTGCGTCTTGCTTTTGCTATGACTATAAACAAGTCCCAGGGGCAATCATTAAGTGTTTGTGGTATTAATCTAGAAAACCCATGTTTCTCACATGGTCAATTGTATGTTGCCTGTTCCCGTGTTGGAAAACCATCAGATTTGTTTATCTATGCGCCAGGTAATCAAACAAGAAACATCGTATACCACAAAGtactacaatga